CAAACTTTGCTcgagcgtgcgtgcgtgtgtgtgtgtgtgtgtgtccgtcctgTTTGCTCCATTAGCTCAGCAGCTCGAGGTACGTAACAGGAACTTTGCCTTTTTCATTCCCCCGTTCTCCCACCAACCAGTCGGGGTCCATTCCTGGTACTGTGTGCACCGTAATGAGCTGGAGCAAAGCGAGAGCAGAGGGGACATTTTATGACAACTTTACAAAACAGCTTTTACCAGAATTAAGCCATTTAAAAAGTAAACATTAAACGGTCCATATTTCAGGAAATctgaaaacaacaataacacacTGTGCCATGTGGTGACATCATTTCTAAGGGTGGGATCAGTGAGAcaaaatcatataaataaatagaaacaaaaatagAGGATTTTTAACTTTTCTAAGCTTACACTCTTTTGTGTGGCACAGATCCACGTTTATTCAAAGTGCACATTTTGAACCGTCTGCTGGCTGGAGCCACCAGATGGGTCTGGGTCAATCTGAACTGAGTGCTGCTGATAAAGCCTCAACAATATATTTCTCATATACCAAAGCCAGAACATAAGAACGCTGATCTGTGGGTATCTAAGTGATGCTGTACCCAGTatgaaagagaaatgtaaagGGGAGTGCATTTAGACAAATCCTGTTTGGCCTGTGTCAAAAGCTCCATAAAGTCTTGAATGTGCTATAATGCAAAAGACAAATGTgtataatttaaatttaaaaaaatgtatgtctGGAAAATACTGGAAAGTACAAATAGGGGGAACTTCAACACTGTGAACCTCAGGACAGACGCGACACAAGTTTAAGGGTGATCACCTTATGGCTTTCAATATTGTTTCAAGACAAGGTTGTAAAATGTGGTGGGAGTTGTGCTGCTGTTCGGATGGATGGAAGGGTTGATTGCGCACAAGAAAGCGAACATCCGACTGTACCTCGTCAGCCAACAGGGAAAGTTCAGCGCCATCATGAGCTTCATAGTCATACAGGACCTTGGCCTTTCTGACACCTGTGACGGGAAGCTGTGTGTGATCCATATTTTGTGTTCCGGGCCTCtggctgggggaggaggagaaaccggctccagcagctgatGACAGGAAGGCTGAGGATGCGGGGTTTAGACAGACATCACCGGAGGAGGCGGCGCCACACATGCCGTTAGCACTAAAGATTGGGAAACGAATGAAGGATATGAGTAATTCAACTGGATGCATGGCTAATTTTATAAGAAGTATAACTTTCCTGCTAGAAAATGTGACTGGGATCCAATCCAGACATGCTATGATGaattcaatatatatttttgtccagGTTTAAATGTGGTTCTGCTATGAGAATATTTTCCCCTTAGcagagtgaaataaaaaaatacaaataaaataatggacaCAAGATCCTTTGATAAGATGTGATCATTTCACATATTATATTTAGCTCCGTCGAGGAGGTTATGCAATCACCGGCGTCTCCCCATCCTTGGGGAGTGTCTGATGTTCTGGTGAAGCAGGTGAAGCGGCTGCTCACCTGGTCAGCTCCCTCTGCAGGTCCTGCATGTCGTGATGGCACTGGGCGTAGTAAGTGGCCTGAGCCTCCGCAAAGTCATGCAAGCATCGCCGATGGTTAAGCTAAGGGAGACAAGTTTAACTTAGTACgaactttctttctctttcctggCATGtcgtgaaaaataaaaagctcattGAAAACGGCCACATTTTGAGggttgaaccagcaacctcaTGGCCCCAAACTTGTCTCTTTGGTCAAGCCTGTCCCAAGGTTCTGTCCTCCACACCCTTTGACACGGTTCTAATCAAACAAGTTCGTGCAGTTGGTTTAGGACAGGTAAAGATTTGCACAATGCATTTTCCAATTCCCTCAGAAGGTGTGCAGAATAAAGCGTTGcctagcagcagcaggtttctATGTCAAAGTTCACAATTCCACTGAGCATCCAGTCTTGGCAGACTTTCCTTTCGACACACTCATCCTGCTCGTCTGCCAAGCCTGTTGCAGACTGAACATTAACACATTCCCGTGTCTGCCGGCGGACATTAGCTTCCCTCCAGAGCCTTCAGTCATCATGCAATTCTGTTCATAACAGAAAATTCTAAGCAATAAATTAAGCGTCCCACTTCCTCTACAACCCGACCGGCTGCACTAACCAACAATTCCAGCGCCGGTGACtcagaaacatatttttgtatgaTTTAACCAggaaaaagtcttttttttttttttacaagaatattccagccaaaaaaaaaaaaaaacaggcagcagcacGAAATGAACAGCAAGCAgacataaatacaattaatattgtCTTACGAAATATTACGCAGCATTTTGTTTGCCATTAACAGCGGCTACGTGACGCATACAAAACATTTACCAAATTCACCACGGACTCTCAGGACAGACAGTCAAGAGAACAGAGACAATAATGTCCCAATGCTCTTGTGAATTCTGCCAACGGGAAGGAAGCAGAGCAACAATAACTCGTCTCGGGACGGATGAGGTGGACACGGCTCTATAAACAGCAGTGGTGAGAGCCGGTAGACTCACGTGTGTGCTGCTGATGCCCTCCAACAGCAGTCTGGTGACCTCCGCTTGTCGATCAAACTCCGTCTGGGCCACGCGAAGCTCATGCTctgcctgcagggggggggggtgaaatgacAAGGAGGAAGTGTAGAAAGGGtcacacaaagacatgcaatgACCGTCAGACACTCTGATGCTGATGGTACTCACTTTATCCACTTCCTCGCTCAGCAGCTGAGGGAAGGCAGTCGGAGTCCGACATCAATTCATACTCAAAACATCAATGACATTAAACGACCTTCATGTTTCTGTCAGGTCAGAATACGAGGCTAACGACAAAAGGGCGTGGCTGTAATGCAGGAAAATGTATGCATGTGTTTTGAAAATACAATATAAAGTTactaaacacaaacatgttttactGAAGTTAGCATGATCATTTTTAAGGATTATTATGGttctctgtcctcaccacttGTTTTTGCAATCGGATAAGGTGCGTACAAAAAAGACACAGCACACGTAGAGACAGTTCTTACATCGATACCAACACACAGGTAGAAATGAAACGTTGCGAATATCACGGCGTTCGGCACACGTTCACAACACTGGGATTCCGCTCTACATCCCAGCGCTGCCAGTCCTCCCAGTtacagagcaaaaacaaacccGATAAACTGGAGCTCCATCTGCTTATGTGACAGTAAGTTAGCGCTTTAGCTTGCTGTAGCTCCTGCTTGGTGACGTAGACcctgaatgagtgtgtgtgttttatccgAGACTCTTACAGCTGATGCACTCGCAGACAGGACATAGTTCCGAGGCCTCGTCTCCTGAAAATCAGGCGCCGCCTATAAAACGAGAGCAGATGGGAGGAAATATGTTGGGACAGTCATGCGGTTACAGACATGAAGCAGACAAAGAAACAAGAATGCATCACAGGCTGAGGATGAGAAGCAGCAGGTCATCTAGTCCAAACGCAGAACAGGGGACAATGGACAAGGACCAGGAGTGAATTAAACAGCACGGATTAATCCATGCAGTCCTCAGATTATCAATAATCTGACTGACTTCATGCCTTTACTAATATAACAGCTGAGGTACTTAAATTTGTGGGTAATTAATGATGCCACGTCTTCTTAGGCTCGTCTGCAGTTAAAGGGACAATCCAAAAATATGTTCATGTTTGTGGTCTTTCAAATAAACTGATCAATAACACAAGACCGGCGGTGGCATCTTTGTGAAATCACAGCATAATGTTTCATCCTTTTATAGTTTGCTCTACATTACTAACATCAGTTATTTAGTGAAGACCATCAGATGCAAACGGTTGCATCTAAAAATGTAGAATATGATGGAAACATTTTTATGTGTGTTAGTTCAGAAACTGAAGCCGGCTGGTAGTCTAGATCTGCACTTGTTTCTTTAGGTTTGAAGGGCTGCTGGAATGTTCCAGATATTTCACCCAGTAGGAGTCACAGACTTGTGGCTTCAAACCACAAAACTTAAATCATTAAAACTCCCACTAGGATAAATATCTGGAACGCCCTACCGACCCTTTACAACTGAACACTATTGTAGATAtcaaaatgcatattttgcagAGTTACCTGAATAGCATCAGAGAATTGGACGTGATcagtattctttatttttattttacagattttCGAAGCCATAAAtagagttttaatgttaaaatgtaatattttgtgcATATccgacccctttatgactgtgatttttggatggtgaattgaatgcataaaGCCTGCAGAcgggtatccagatcgctcccaacattttatgggatctaagtgagaacaagatttttttcccccccccatcaataaTATCCTCCTTGGATTATGAGGCTCTTCCCGATCAGTCTTCTTTGCGCTGAGAACGTTGCCCCCTGCTGATCGATTGTCAGTATCGCACAGCCTGTAGCGTTGAACTCGGGCAGAGCTTTGCCACCTCAGAAGGTTAGTTACAGTGTTAGTTACTGACATATTGGGCCACAGTGACCACGTGTCATGTCTCCTCACCGCCGCTTTGGTTTCTGCCTGCTTGGCTTTTTTCAGGCGTGCTTTGCAGATGTCAAGATCCAGCCTTCGATTCTCTAGCAGTCGCTTCTCTTTCTGCAGAGGACAGGATGAAATCAGAGATGTGATGCAGGCTAGAGGTGAGACCAGAGGAGATCGTGCCCCACTTATCTGGCTAATGGGAGAAGGCCCCATCTCAATGCACCCTTAAACCATGCTCTTTAAACcattaaattaattacataTGTGtctataaaaaataatcatcccCACTTGGGTGGCATTAAAACACAACGCTGAGCAGCAAATCACTCGTACTGATATAGTCCTCCAGTCTCCTTCCAAGAAGTTGCGTAGAGGAGTGAGGAAAGTGGAAGCCGACGTATGGAGGAACTCGCGCTCCGCCGCTCCGAGTCTCTTTTGGTACGCTCCCACTGTAATCAGAGTACTGCCTGCAATCAACACAATACGCAATTAGATACAGTTCAACTTTAGTTTCCTCCACCGAGTAGGCTCTGTTACTGAaagcgttttatttctgttagcaggattacagaaaaaactGCAGGACGGAATTAGATTGAaagaatctgaagatgggtcttggtctaactgagatcccattaaatatgagagcgatccggatacccgtctggatacaaaaaaaaaaatctggattttcccatttgcttataattgaggctttaaaaaatacaaaataaaaatcatatcttgtaaaaatgtacattcaattcactcgccaAAAAATCACAGTTATGAATGGATCAgatatcatgaaaaatgtcttctggatctgatccagaatgagatcagaaaAAAATTactaattttaacattgaaaactccatttatggattcaaaaatctgttcaaaatacacatcagctctgattcacttttactttccatggttgCTGTGCTCTTCTAGTTAACTAGTGGACCGTTGGGCTTTTCAGTCTATATACGTATACAGGTGCAACATTTACATAAATATCCCATTCACTGACCGTATGGCGTCCCAGGACCAAATTCGTTGGCGGCGTCCAGCATGTACTGGCCCAGCAGCTCTGTGTTGGTTGTCTTGGAAGGAATCTTCTTGTCCAGCTTGTCATAGATGAACTCCTCTATTCGAGCGCCTGAATCAGAGGTCATGAGCGTGAGTCGTCAAAGTGGACGCACCGGGTGAAGGAATCAGAATTCAGACTTCCAGGAACTGAAAATAAGTTTGAAAGTTTTGAAAGCCTTTGCAACTCTGAATACGTAACCAGGAGACCGGGATTTATTTGAGAATTTACACGCAAGGCAGCGTTGGCTTCGTCCAATCAGTGAACGTCTTCCTGCAGAGTCAGGAGATCAACTCGTGTTTGAAGCTGCACAGTATAAACCCATCACTTGTCCCTTCTCTTAGCTACACTCACTCATGCTTTCCTTTAAACGTCTGATCATCTACCTTGTTAAAGTATAGATTATGCAATGTGGGAAATTGGTATTTGAGAAATGACTTACCAGTGTGGTCAACTGGAGCGTGGAGGATTAAAAGAACGCACAGGTCAAGGGTTAGATGTTTCTATCAAAATCCATCCATGGTTCTATtacatattcatttttttaaatgaaacattttgttccaagttttatttattttttattccaaattTAGCTAACTGAGCTTAAATCTAGAACAATTAGCATGAGTTAATAAAATGTATACGTTAATTTAACATGCTGCATAAATGTTTTCCAAACGTGTTCTTAATGAACAATTTAAAAGGAATCGTGCTTTCGGCCTTTTCATGTTCCACATTGGGCTCAACAGAGGCTGAAACATGCCCGTGCTTCTGCTCAGACTTGGATATGACCTCATGACGGTTAAAAGGCGGAGCAagctgcaggtgagagagaTCATCCCATACTTGGGTTGGGCTGCAGGAGCACTTCGGTTTGTCTCAGGATCTTTTCCGTCCAGTTCTTCGTCCCCTCGGCCCGAGCGATCAGGTTTTCTAAGTGAGGGTCCAGCTCCGTCTTCTCCGCCTGGCCGAGCTTTTCCTCTGTGAACTAAAAGCGTTTACAGAGTCAGTTTAGTTCAACGCTGACATGCACTCCAGCTTAATGGCTTTATCCGTAAACTGGgtcacgggtcgtgctggaggcggggtacaccctggacgagtcgccagttcattgcagggccacacacagactgaaTCATTCCAACACTCACAACTagggacaatttagcgtaatcAATtggcctaatttgcatgtttatttggtggtgggagaaaaCCGGATTGTGGGCCTCACAAAAAAGGCCCAcaattggatttgaacctgtgaccttcttgctgtgaggcaaaagCGCTATCCTAAAAAGCTTGACGCCCAAGAAAGGGGCTTGAACCCTAGACCCCCAGATTAAAAGTCTGATgttctaccaactgagccatcCGGGCTCTGACCGAAAGGAGGCATTTAAATAGGAATAAATTCTCCACATTTAATCAGAAATCTGTCCCATATGCGTTCTGGAGCCGGGTGAAGGTGCAGGAGGAGTCCGGGCTTCCCTGCGACCCGGATCCGGATAAATAGAACTCATGTTGATAATATTGTGCAAAGGGAGGAGGTATAGGATGCAGAGGAGAGAACCAAGCACTGAACCATGGGGAACTCCTTGGGACAGAGCAGGAGGTTTTGGTCAATCTATCCTGGGCCCTGTTTTTCCTGCAGGTTTCAGACACAAATTCAGAGGAAATCCAGGTTCTCAGGTGTGACCGTTTTGGAGGATGAGGCATAGAGACAACGGATacagaacccagagaacccagagagaacccagaagGAAACAACCAGAGTATCTCAGGTGAGCTCACAGCGCTGCCCACTGCACCACAAACGCATTCAAATTCTTATTTTACTTTACAATGAATGTTTTAGAGAACCTCTGTTCTAAAGGTGTCGTTATAAACggttcataataataatactcagTACTGTAATACTAATACTACGTATGAGTACCAACATGCAGGATGTCTTTAGTGTTGACTCAGAGCAGCTCCTTCTGTAGAAACACTCGATCACAGCCATCAATAATGGATCGAGGCTCAGCAGCGTTATCGGCTTACAGCCCCGACCGGGCTCGAGTCCCCGCAGacatgacaaaaacacacctgATTCCACGCGTGTCGGGCGCAACACGACTTAaatcacataaacacacattgtCGAAGGAAACTGCACACACCGCAATGCGCGCCCTGTGAGCGGCAGCGCATCCCGCACGGCCcgcacgcacccccccccccccccctctctccatcgctccACTCACCTGCACCGCCCGGGTGAAGAAGACCCCCGCGTCAGAGGCCAGCTTCTTCACGTTGAAGTCCATGGCGCCGCAGGCCCCGTTCGACCCCCTCCGCAGAGGGAATCCTCCGATCAGCTGACGCGGTGcaggcgcggcggcggcgctgtaATCCGCTTCACGGGACGATGACGACCGGAAGACAGCCTTGCGCCCTGCGTTAAAGTGACGTCGGCACCGTGCGCGTAGCCGCAGCCGCGAATGAGGACGGTGGCACGACGCGCGTTAAAGGTTCATAACCCCCACCGAGGAGGTTCTGGTACTGATGacgttcgtttgtttgtttgctggacGGAACTTGATGGataataatctgaagatgggtcttgtaATCTGATTTAGATTTGGattaccaaaaaaataaaaataaaaccttattattttaaaaaactcataaaaatacaataaaatgtatttcagccAAGAAGAAAGATAGtttagtttcattttgtttagtGTTTACTTTTAGAACGTGATCAATAGATGAAGATGATGTAGAATCTACAAATCTTCATCCACCTGGTGTGTTCAAGGACAGGACAGCATCGCCTCAACCTCACCTGAAAGCTGTGAACCGAGACGACCCTGATTCTATTTTGATTTTCATCACACTCTGTTCACTACTTTATGTGTAGTGGTGTATTCAGTGTTTACAGGGTTGTGTGTGCAGCCATTTGCTTCTGTAAAATCTCACACGCGTGTTCGTAGGAATCATACCATTATTCTGTCCCTCGCAACCATGACAACAAAGTTTTGAACACATTTAATGCCATAACtggtgttggattttttttttattcacttagTTTGATCATTGATTGACGGAATAATTTGGGTTTCTTAACTTTAAAATGacttatgttataataacagcaactagcactttttttttatttacatccaTGACAATATGTGATATTTGTGATTAGTTCCACactaattaaatgtttattacaGTGTCTACCATTGGTTTTATCAGTAGTCACAATCAGAGAGTAAATCAACAGACATTTTCCATTCTTAAACACTCCGTCTTTATTGCTTATTCATATCTTTACACAAATGGCCTGGTACTATTTAGAACACTAACTGGATTTCCATATTTGCCTCAAATATTCTTTCGATTTTAAGTTACAATTATCagcagttacaaaaaaaaaatgaatagagAAACATTAAGAAACTAGTAGACGAAATTTGAAAGTGGCAGCATCTCTCCTGAAGCACATACATCTTTATAAATAACAACCAAACCCAACAGCAGCgagatgcgttcactgacaCCTCGGTTCTTTCAGCTCCAGACATTAGTTCTTCTTGGAAGGCAGAAGTCCACACTTTGGatgtcttcaaaaaaaaaaaaagatgatggaAACTTATATCAAACTGATAATCTACTTCGCCGAGATAAGTTTACACCTCTATTAGCATTTTTAATCAAACGCTGTGATTCTTGAGAACTAAAAAGTCAGAGGAAACGTCGCTTTGATCACAGGTTCAAAAAATCCTCTTCGTATCCACACGTCAGAATTCCAGAACGAAACGTAAAGTCTCCAGTAAAACGTTTGATGTCACAGCACTGCTCACTTTAACATTACTTGGATTGTGAAAtagagacacaaacagagctTTTTACAAATCATATTCCCATAaatcacacaaataaaaactgtacATGAGACCGTGGAATCAAGTGAGTGGGTAAACCAAACACAATATATGATAACATCAGTTAGGTGTGACTCGAGCGGATctcgtacgtgtgtgtgtgtgagcgggcGGCGAGGAACGACACGCCACTGTGCTACATATCATTAACCGTTGTGGAAGAGCTGGACCTCGTTTACAAAGTTCACGTGTGGCACAGAAAATTAAATGTCGGTACAACGTGCCTTCACTGGCAGACGTGGAAGCAGGCCGTGGCAGTCCCTGCATAAATACACCTCTAATCCACTGTGGGGTAAGTGCTCCTCATCCGACTGCAGTCGGGTCACTTAGTGAACCTGTATTAATGTGGCAACAACGCAATGATCTAAGAATTAAACCGAGGTAGAAACTGAAGCTAGAAAACGCTCTTCAGAACCCACTCTGATGATCCAGCTGTGGATGTTTCAAAAAATCCAATTTTGAgagatacattttgtttttcttaatttTCTCAATTATCAAGGAAATCACTGCAGATTTTTATGTGGTAGTTGAACCGGTCACTCACTCTTCTGATTTAAGTACGGCAAGTTCAGCGAGTGTTGGTGATCAGAAGTAGACGGATCAACGTGTGTCGATAGGATGGCTCAAAAAGCGTTGTCTGTAGAAAGTGATTGCTCTCTCGGTGCAACCTACATCGGGCTGCCATCTGGACTGGAATTATTGACTTGGAACATcaaatgagagagaaaaataaaataaaatttggaTTTTAATACATTTGAGTTTGATCAATTCCACGTTTCTGTTTGTATTAGTTTGAGCTGCCCGACAAGAACAGAGTCCATTCCGTTCCAAAGGGGCGAGCTGAGGCCGAGGACCTGAAGTGCCTGAAGTCCCTGCACACCAAACTGGGTAGCGTTCGCACACTTGTAGCGATATAACTGATCCGAGCACTTTGGCCTCCCTCGCCACTTAACCCAGTGAGGAGGATCAACAGACGCTGCTTTGAAGGTTTGAACGGGCCTAAAGGATCACGTATAGAGCGCCGTACCCGGCACCGCCAGACTGCACCTGAACGACTGGCTGTTCTGTGGATAACGTCTCCGCACCGACCTCGTGTTGGAGACACACAATTAAATAAAGAGTAAAGCCGTGGGTGTTTACACGTATATCATAAAACGTACACACAGTAAAAAGATGAGACAAACAGAATATTTACATATATAACAAAGAAGTCCATCGTCGTGCCACGAGAACGGGGAAGACGTCCCTCCAGGCAGCATCAGTGTGAAGCTGATCTGCATCCGACATGCAGGATGGCTAATAGTCGCTGTGCACGTGTAAATAGCCGAGTGGCCTCCACATGCAGGACTGAGTGAGCAGCCTTTTGTTCAAATGGATGTATGTAATGGTAGAGAGCTGGctggctgacacacacaaacaaacacacacacacacacacacacattccaaaaaGTAAAGATGGTTATGTGAAGCAGAGGTAAGCACCCTCAAAAACAGAACGCCCAGCTTTAGTCCTACGTGTCATGTGTTTAGGTCCAAACTGCAGTGAAAAGGGTCAGAGACACGTTTCTGCTCTACGACATAAGAAGGATAAGAGTACTGCACACGATCGCCCCCGGGCGTGAGGACGGGACGAGGGCGCTTAGCTTGGTTTGCTCAGAATCAGGGCCTCCTGAGGCGTCAACCTCTCTGTCCGTGGTTCACCTCCTGTCCATGATTCGTGTCCATGGGGTCTTCTTTGAAGTTTTCACACTGCTCCATTACTTTGCTGAAAAATACAATCATTCTTAAATGATTTCCAGACGAGACGGTCGATGCTGTCTGTTGCGTCTTGCTGGACAATCTCACAGACGCAAATGTTGCGTTAAATATTTGTGAATATGAACCGATACAGGAGAAAGTAAATGTCTTGATTTTTATGTTAGCTGCGATCCACTAACAGCTGCTCTTTAACCTCCCAGTTGTAcgccagacacacaacacatcatcagCATGAACTGCATCCAGGTCAAAGTTGCAGAAAATATTGTTTCCTAGTTTGCTCTTtacaaaaatgcacaaaattCTCCGGAGTCTGCGGAGTATTTAGTACTAAGACTAATAACTCAATTTGCCCTTTCTTTCTGCCAGCATTCCCGTCTCGTAGCAGGAACACGTAGCCCATAATAAGAACACCAAGCTTATAACACAGAGTCTCACCTGGCCATGTCCTTGGTCTCCGGCTTTGAACTCTCCAGTTCCAGAACTTTCTCAAGAAGACTTATTCCTCCCTCCTTTATCAATAGGGGACAGTACTTGCCAGCTGCAAACCAACATTAAATGCataaatgaagacaaaataTAGGGTTATACTCCTGCGCAGTACAGAAAGCAGCAGCGGATACTCACGGTAAACTGACACCAGGTTGTAGAGCGCCCAGGTGGCCCAGTGCTGGCTGACAGGTGAGATGCTCTGGGGCAGCAGCCGCAGGATGGGCTCAAAGGACCTGCGAGACCAAAGTCATCTTAGCATGCGACGCGAGGgtctttttattgtgtttgctCTTAGATTTAATCAGGTGTCTTTCCACTGGCAGGTAGTTTTTTTGGAGAACAAtgaaaaagtgtattttttttttataaattgaGGAACCATTTAGCGATAATTACCTGTAATTGATGTTGCGACGTGAGCTGACGTCCCACCTTTGGATGGCGTCCCACATCTTGTCCATCACAGTCTCTCTCCGTGGCTCATCCACCGACCAAACCTCCGGCCCGTCGAACATGATGTGTGAAAGCACACCGCAAGCGTTGTAGGACACCTCGATGCCATCGGCTTTACTGTCCAGTAGGTT
The nucleotide sequence above comes from Brachionichthys hirsutus isolate HB-005 chromosome 19, CSIRO-AGI_Bhir_v1, whole genome shotgun sequence. Encoded proteins:
- the sh3glb2b gene encoding LOW QUALITY PROTEIN: endophilin-B2b (The sequence of the model RefSeq protein was modified relative to this genomic sequence to represent the inferred CDS: substituted 1 base at 1 genomic stop codon) — protein: MDFNVKKLASDAGVFFTRAVQFTEEKLGQAEKTELDPHLENLIARAEGTKNWTEKILRQTEVLLQPNPSARIEEFIYDKLDKKIPSKTTNTELLGQYMLDAANEFGPGTPYGSTLITVGAYQKRLGAAEREFLHTSASTFLTPLRNFLEGDWRTISKEKRLLENRRLDLDICKARLKKAKQAETKAAAAPDFQETRPRNYVLSASASALLSEEVDKAEHELRVAQTEFDRQAEVTRLLLEGISSTHLNHRRCLHDFAEAQATYYAQCHHDMQDLQRELTRXAAASPASPEHQTLPKDGETPRPGTQNMDHTQLPVTGVRKAKVLYDYEAHDGAELSLLADELITVHTVPGMDPDWLVGERGNEKGKVPVTYLELLS